A genomic segment from Xyrauchen texanus isolate HMW12.3.18 chromosome 21, RBS_HiC_50CHRs, whole genome shotgun sequence encodes:
- the rnpepl1 gene encoding aminopeptidase RNPEPL1, which yields MTELQRPTLCCCRKVLTVPGKSCEGGRSLTHCRLVDVASASNFHSFKLRHFHLDLHLNFAVKRITGWQVLELTPVQPGVQSLILDTHPSLLIHSVDCKVPGASGAPDVFLSLTHRVEPFTDYGSSLNISLPAAVIRPHRAFRVTIRYTTTDGPAIWWLDAELTCGQTRPLVFTQGHSVCNRSFFPCFDTPAVKSTYSATVRVPEGVTVLMSASRSAYSKQDRVFQFSMEYPVPAYLVALVAGDLQHADIGPRSRVWAEPCILTCAVSKLGGSVERWLNVAEGLFGPYVWGRYDMVFLPPSFPIVAMENPCLTFIISSILESQEFLLIDVIHEIAHGWFGNAVTNATWEEMWLSEGLATYAQRRITTEAYGEAFTCLETVFRLDALHRQMRLLGDNNPVSKLQAKFEPGINPSSLMNLFTYEKGFCFVSYLSQLCGDIKRFDSFLRAYIEKFRFSSVVAQDLLDFFLGFFPELKESCVAQREGLEFERWLNGCGLPLCEPDLSAGRALTGPVQHLCDLWGTDAPDPQVIATFDLSTWSTFQTVLFLDRLLDRSPLPQEVMSLLSSCYSALLDDMNAEVQIRWLQIVVRNSFYPNLPRVRNFLHKHTSRMYTVPLYEDLCGGVMKCFAVEVFYQTQARLHPNLRRTLQQILFQSSVLNTSTAPSLHTSPPSAPSPPTDPPPTNGTIALQDVNVSA from the exons ATGACCGAGCTGCAGCGGCCGACGCTGTGCTGCTGTCGGAAAGTGCTGACTGTGCCCGGTAAGTCCTGCGAGGGCGGCCGGAGTCTGACTCACTGTCGCCTGGTGGACGTCGCGTCAGCGTCCAACTTCCACAGCTTTAAACTCCGACATTTTCATCTGGACCTCCACCTGAATTTCGCCGTCAAGAGGATAACGGGGTGGCAGGTTCTGGAGCTCACACCCGTCCAGCCCGGTGTTCAGTCTCTCATTTTGGATACACACCCTTCGTTATTAATTCATTCCGTGGACTGTAAGGTGCCCGGTGCCTCCGGTGCTCCTGATGTGTTTCTCTCGCTCACCCACCGAGTTGAGCCGTTCACCGATTACGGCTCCTCGCTGAACATCAGCCTCCCTGCCGCCGTGATCCGGCCACACCGGGCTTTCCGTGTCACCATACGCTACACCACCACAGACGGCCCTGCG ATCTGGTGGCTGGATGCAGAGTTGACATGTGGACAAACTCGTCCATTAGTCTTCACTCAGGGTCACTCTGTCTGCAATCGGTCGTTCTTTCCCTGCTTTGACACGCCAGCCGTCAAAAGCACCTACTCTGCCACTGTCCGG GTACCAGAGGGTGTCACAGTGTTGATGAGTGCCTCAAGAAGTGCATACTCTAAACAGGACAGGGTTTTCCAGTTCTCCATGGAGTACCCTGTCCCAGCCTACCTAGTTGCCCTGGTCGCAGGAGACCTTCAGCATGCAGACATTGGGCCAAG GAGTCGTGTGTGGGCAGAGCCTTGCATTTTGACTTGTGCAGTCAGTAAGCTTGGTGGCAGTGTGGAGCGCTGGCTCAATGTTGCAGAGGGGCTCTTTGGGCCTTATGTTTGGGGAAG GTATGACATGGTGTTCCTTCCTCCTTCCTTCCCCATCGTTGCCATGGAAAACCCTTGTCTTACCTTCATCATTTCCTCCATACTGGAAAGTCAGGAATTTTTGCTCATTGACGTCATCCATGAAATTGCTCATGGCTGGTTTGGTAATGCTGTAACCAATGCTACCTGGGAAGAGATGTGGCTCAGTGAGGGTCTGGCAACTTATGCTCAGAGACGCATTACAACAGAGGCCTATG GAGAAGCCTTCACCTGTCTTGAGACAGTGTTTCGTTTAGATGCTCTGCACAGACAGATGCGTCTGCTTGGAGATAACAACCCTGTTAGTAAGCTGCAGGCAAAATTTGAGCCAG GTATAAACCCCAGCAGTCTAATGAATCTTTTCACCTATGAGAAAGGCTTCTGCTTTGTTTCTTACCTCTCACAGCTGTGCGGTGACATCAAGAGATTTGACAGTTTTCTTAGG GCCTACATTGAGAAGTTCAGGTTCAGCAGCGTAGTCGCTCAGGATCTATTGGACTTTTTCCTTGGCTTCTTCCCTGAGCTGAAGGAGAGCTGTGTCGCTCAACGAGAGG GACTGGAATTTGAACGATGGCTAAATGGCTGTGGTCTTCCATTATGTGAACCAGATCTCTCAGCGGGTAGGGCTCTAACAGGCCCAGTTCAGCACTTGTGTGACCTCTGGGGCACCGATGCCCCTGACCCCCAGGTGATTGCAACATTTGACCTCTCCACCTGGAGCACCTTCCAGACCGTCCTCTTCCTGGACCGACTCCTAGACCGTTCACCTTTGCCTCAAG AGGTGATGAGTCTTCTCTCAAGCTGCTACTCTGCATTATTGGATGACATGAATGCTGAAGTCCAGATTCGATGGCTGCAGATCGTGGTGCGGAACAGCTTTTATCCCAATCTGCCTCGGGTTCGCAACTTCTTACATAAGCAT ACCTCACGGATGTACACAGTGCCCTTGTACGaggatctgtgtggaggagtgatgAAGTGTTTTGCTGTGGAAGTATTTTATCAAACTCAGGCCCGTTTGCACCCTAATTTACGCAGGACTCTACAGCAAATACTGTTCCAAAGTAGTGTCCTCAACACCAGCACAGCCCCTTCTCTACACACATCTCCACCTTCCGCCCCCTCCCCACCCACAGACCCACCACCCACCAATGGGACCATCGCACTGCAAGATGTCAATGTGTCTGCTTGA